A region from the Tachysurus vachellii isolate PV-2020 chromosome 25, HZAU_Pvac_v1, whole genome shotgun sequence genome encodes:
- the l3mbtl1b gene encoding lethal(3)malignant brain tumor-like protein 4 isoform X1 — translation MLIMGARALHFIYGWNKILYSTLWTRETNISNKSDGRGKMTDTPASNSSASGAEFDMMAALDWKDGIATLPGSNIRFRMTEFGTLEIVTDPEPKDKEEESSCPQSEPATSNGSSEPPNHSKQSEASTIRTYDGAAPSGLQTQAGSSSTMSTSREDRSNVEMVSCKSCGQSGSRESFLQGKFCSSGCVQPSSGRSTPGDTGEGERLGKRIRKKKKMFMESEDEEEDNIEEEEEKFRVSKGRKAAKLARLVTAAPVKKKAWSWPAFLEEEKSVAAPLKLFKEHQAFPQSRNAFKVGMKLEGLDPCHPAFFCVLTVAEVQGYRIRLHFDGYPECYDFWVNADSWDVKPPGWCEKMGLKLLLPKGCRDGEFNWNTYVKNCRGQLAPKHCFKSLNTSVTPSGFRAGMKLEAVDRKNPSLICVATISAVVDNRLLIHFDNWDDTYDYWCDASSPYIHPVGYCEETELTLTTPAEYKQPNCFSWEKYLEETGTQAAPARAFKQRPPHGFQLGMKLEAVDKRNPMLIRVATIADTEDHRVKIHFDGWSDEYNYWIDADSPDLHPVGWCQKTGHPLQNPSCSSDSQVPPGQGCPTTGCNGVGHIKGPRYGTHYTAVSCPYSELNLNKEGLLPDRLSGERPVTLSGPSRHRRTESVTQTPSGTPTPTPTPTPTPTPTGSNPESNDNMDNSSPAKTAIAAKCPKPNQVKNEGNGKVDSLQQFLHDSVFCGWEPPKFQHCWEKHGKLLPEALGLSAKTVAKWSTEEVASFVRNLPGCREHAAIFRNEQIDGEAFLLLTQSDIVKILSIKLGPALKIYNCILMLRSVDEE, via the exons ATGCTAATCATGGGCGCTCGCGCATTGCACTTTATTTATGGATGGAATAAAATTCTTTATTCGACACTTTGGACTCGAGAAACAAACATTTCGAACAAGTCTGACGGTCGC gGGAAAATGACAGACACGCCTGCCAGCAATAGCTCAGCTTCAGGAGCAGAATTTGACATGATGGCAGCTCTTGATTGGAAGGATGGCATCGCTACTTTACCTGGCAGTAATATCAGG ttccgTATGACAGAATTCGGGACACTTGAGATTGTAACGGATCCCGAGCCTAAAGACAAAGAAGAGGAATCTTCATGCCCACAGTCGGAGCCTGCAACCTCTAACGGCTCGTCAGAGCCACCCAATCATTCAAAGCAGTCAGAAGCATCAACAATACGTACATATGATGGGG CAGCTCCATCTGGACTGCAGACACAGGCAGGTAGCTCAAGCACAATGAGCACCAGCAGAGAGGATCGCTCCAATGTGGAGATGGTCAGCTGCAAGTCCTGTGGCCAGTCTGGTTCCCGGGAGTCTTTTCTCCAGGGTAAATTCTGCAGTTCTGGCTGTGTACAGCCGAGCAGTGGAAG GTCAACTCCAGGTGATACAGGAGAAGGTGAGCGTTTAGGTAAACGAATTcgtaagaagaagaagatgttcATGGAgtctgaggatgaggaggaggacaaTATTGAGGAAGAGGAG GAGAAGTTTAGAGTCTCAAAAGGCAGAAAAGCAGCCAAACTTGCCAGATTGG TAACAGCTGCTCCTGTGAAGAAGAAGGCTTGGAGCTGGCCGGCCTTTCTAGAGGAAGAGAAATCTGTGGCTGCCCccttaaaattatttaaagag CACCAGGCTTTTCCTCAGAGTAGGAATGCCTTTAAGGTTGGAATGAAGCTGGAGGGCCTGGACCCCTGCCATCCTGCTTTCTTCTGTGTGCTCACTGTGGCAGAG GTACAGGGTTACAGAATAAGACTTCATTTTGATGGTTATCCAGAGTGCTATGACTTCTGGGTGAATGCTGATTCATGGGATGTGAAACCACCAGGCTGGTGTGAGAAGATGGGCCTCAAGCTGCTGCTGCCCAAAG GTTGCAGAGATGGAGAATTTAATTGGAACACTTATGTAAAGAATTGTAGAGGCCAACtggcaccaaaacattgctttAAAAGTCTTAATACC TCAGTGACCCCCTCAGGCTTTCGTGCTGGGATGAAGCTAGAGGCTGTCGACAGGAAAAACCCTTCACTCATCTGTGTAGCTACAATTTCCGCCGTTGTGGATAACCGTCTTCTCATCCACTTTGATAACTGGGATGATACATATGATTACTG GTGTGATGCCAGCAGCCCGTATATTCATCCAGTTGGGTATTGTGAGGAAACCGAGTTAACCCTCACCACACCTGCAG AGTACAAGCAACCAAACTGTTTCTCATGGGAGAAATACCTGGAAGAGACTGGAACCCAAGCAGCACCTGCTAGAGCCTTCAAACAG AGACCTCCACATGGCTTTCAGCTGGGGATGAAGTTGGAGGCAGTGGACAAACGCAACCCCATGCTCATCCGTGTTGCCACAATAGCAGACACAGAGGACCACAGGGTCAAG atTCATTTTGATGGTTGGAGCGATGAATACAATTACTGGATAGATGCTGACAGCCCTGATCTGCATCCTGTCGGATGGTGTCAAAAGACTGGTCATCCTTTGCAGAACCCCAGTT gttctAGTGATTCACAGGTCCCTCCAGGACAAGGCTGTCCTACTACAGGATGCAATGGTGTTGGACACATCAAAGGACCTCGCTATGGAACACATTACAC GGCTGTGAGCTGTCCTTACTCTGAGCTGAATCTGAATAAAGAGGGACTGCTGCCCGACAGGCTGAGTGGAGAGAGGCCAGTGACACTGAGTGGACCTTCACGGCACAGGCGCACAGAATCAGTCACGCAGACACCCTCAGGCACACCCACAcctacacccacacccacacctacacccacacccacaggCAGCAATCCTGAATCCAATGACAACATGGACAACTCCTCACCAGCCAA GACTGCCATTGCAGCGAAGTGCCCTAAACCGAATCAGGTGAAGAATGAAGGAAATGGAAAAG tAGACTCCCTGCAGCAGTTCTTGCATGACTCTGTGTTCTGTGGCTGGGAGCCACCCAAATTTCAGCACTGCTGGGAGAAACATGGGAAACTGTTACCCGAAGCGCTGGGTCTCAGTGCAAAGACAGTGGCTAAGTGGAGCACGGAAGAG GTTGCAAGTTTTGTGAGAAATCTACCGGGCTGCAGGGAGCATGCTGCCATTTTCAGGAATGAG CAAATTGATGGTGAAGCCTTCCTCCTTCTCACGCAGTCAGACATTGTAAAGATCCTAAGTATCAAGCTGGGTCCTGCTCTGAAAATCTATAACTGCATTCTTATGCTGAGGAGTGTAGATGAAGAATAG
- the l3mbtl1b gene encoding lethal(3)malignant brain tumor-like protein 4 isoform X3 has protein sequence MLIMGARALHFIYGWNKILYSTLWTRETNISNKSDGRGKMTDTPASNSSASGAEFDMMAALDWKDGIATLPGSNIRFRMTEFGTLEIVTDPEPKDKEEESSCPQSEPATSNGSSEPPNHSKQSEASTIRTYDGAAPSGLQTQAGSSSTMSTSREDRSNVEMVSCKSCGQSGSRESFLQGKFCSSGCVQPSSGRSTPGDTGEGERLGKRIRKKKKMFMESEDEEEDNIEEEEEKFRVSKGRKAAKLARLVTAAPVKKKAWSWPAFLEEEKSVAAPLKLFKEHQAFPQSRNAFKVGMKLEGLDPCHPAFFCVLTVAEVQGYRIRLHFDGYPECYDFWVNADSWDVKPPGWCEKMGLKLLLPKGCRDGEFNWNTYVKNCRGQLAPKHCFKSLNTSVTPSGFRAGMKLEAVDRKNPSLICVATISAVVDNRLLIHFDNWDDTYDYWCDASSPYIHPVGYCEETELTLTTPAEYKQPNCFSWEKYLEETGTQAAPARAFKQRPPHGFQLGMKLEAVDKRNPMLIRVATIADTEDHRVKIHFDGWSDEYNYWIDADSPDLHPVGWCQKTGHPLQNPSCSSDSQVPPGQGCPTTGCNGVGHIKGPRYGTHYTAVSCPYSELNLNKEGLLPDRLSGERPVTLSGPSRHRRTESVTQTPSGTPTPTPTPTPTPTPTGSNPESNDNMDNSSPAKTAIAAKCPKPNQVKNEGNGKDSLQQFLHDSVFCGWEPPKFQHCWEKHGKLLPEALGLSAKTVAKWSTEEVASFVRNLPGCREHAAIFRNEQIDGEAFLLLTQSDIVKILSIKLGPALKIYNCILMLRSVDEE, from the exons ATGCTAATCATGGGCGCTCGCGCATTGCACTTTATTTATGGATGGAATAAAATTCTTTATTCGACACTTTGGACTCGAGAAACAAACATTTCGAACAAGTCTGACGGTCGC gGGAAAATGACAGACACGCCTGCCAGCAATAGCTCAGCTTCAGGAGCAGAATTTGACATGATGGCAGCTCTTGATTGGAAGGATGGCATCGCTACTTTACCTGGCAGTAATATCAGG ttccgTATGACAGAATTCGGGACACTTGAGATTGTAACGGATCCCGAGCCTAAAGACAAAGAAGAGGAATCTTCATGCCCACAGTCGGAGCCTGCAACCTCTAACGGCTCGTCAGAGCCACCCAATCATTCAAAGCAGTCAGAAGCATCAACAATACGTACATATGATGGGG CAGCTCCATCTGGACTGCAGACACAGGCAGGTAGCTCAAGCACAATGAGCACCAGCAGAGAGGATCGCTCCAATGTGGAGATGGTCAGCTGCAAGTCCTGTGGCCAGTCTGGTTCCCGGGAGTCTTTTCTCCAGGGTAAATTCTGCAGTTCTGGCTGTGTACAGCCGAGCAGTGGAAG GTCAACTCCAGGTGATACAGGAGAAGGTGAGCGTTTAGGTAAACGAATTcgtaagaagaagaagatgttcATGGAgtctgaggatgaggaggaggacaaTATTGAGGAAGAGGAG GAGAAGTTTAGAGTCTCAAAAGGCAGAAAAGCAGCCAAACTTGCCAGATTGG TAACAGCTGCTCCTGTGAAGAAGAAGGCTTGGAGCTGGCCGGCCTTTCTAGAGGAAGAGAAATCTGTGGCTGCCCccttaaaattatttaaagag CACCAGGCTTTTCCTCAGAGTAGGAATGCCTTTAAGGTTGGAATGAAGCTGGAGGGCCTGGACCCCTGCCATCCTGCTTTCTTCTGTGTGCTCACTGTGGCAGAG GTACAGGGTTACAGAATAAGACTTCATTTTGATGGTTATCCAGAGTGCTATGACTTCTGGGTGAATGCTGATTCATGGGATGTGAAACCACCAGGCTGGTGTGAGAAGATGGGCCTCAAGCTGCTGCTGCCCAAAG GTTGCAGAGATGGAGAATTTAATTGGAACACTTATGTAAAGAATTGTAGAGGCCAACtggcaccaaaacattgctttAAAAGTCTTAATACC TCAGTGACCCCCTCAGGCTTTCGTGCTGGGATGAAGCTAGAGGCTGTCGACAGGAAAAACCCTTCACTCATCTGTGTAGCTACAATTTCCGCCGTTGTGGATAACCGTCTTCTCATCCACTTTGATAACTGGGATGATACATATGATTACTG GTGTGATGCCAGCAGCCCGTATATTCATCCAGTTGGGTATTGTGAGGAAACCGAGTTAACCCTCACCACACCTGCAG AGTACAAGCAACCAAACTGTTTCTCATGGGAGAAATACCTGGAAGAGACTGGAACCCAAGCAGCACCTGCTAGAGCCTTCAAACAG AGACCTCCACATGGCTTTCAGCTGGGGATGAAGTTGGAGGCAGTGGACAAACGCAACCCCATGCTCATCCGTGTTGCCACAATAGCAGACACAGAGGACCACAGGGTCAAG atTCATTTTGATGGTTGGAGCGATGAATACAATTACTGGATAGATGCTGACAGCCCTGATCTGCATCCTGTCGGATGGTGTCAAAAGACTGGTCATCCTTTGCAGAACCCCAGTT gttctAGTGATTCACAGGTCCCTCCAGGACAAGGCTGTCCTACTACAGGATGCAATGGTGTTGGACACATCAAAGGACCTCGCTATGGAACACATTACAC GGCTGTGAGCTGTCCTTACTCTGAGCTGAATCTGAATAAAGAGGGACTGCTGCCCGACAGGCTGAGTGGAGAGAGGCCAGTGACACTGAGTGGACCTTCACGGCACAGGCGCACAGAATCAGTCACGCAGACACCCTCAGGCACACCCACAcctacacccacacccacacctacacccacacccacaggCAGCAATCCTGAATCCAATGACAACATGGACAACTCCTCACCAGCCAA GACTGCCATTGCAGCGAAGTGCCCTAAACCGAATCAGGTGAAGAATGAAGGAAATGGAAAAG ACTCCCTGCAGCAGTTCTTGCATGACTCTGTGTTCTGTGGCTGGGAGCCACCCAAATTTCAGCACTGCTGGGAGAAACATGGGAAACTGTTACCCGAAGCGCTGGGTCTCAGTGCAAAGACAGTGGCTAAGTGGAGCACGGAAGAG GTTGCAAGTTTTGTGAGAAATCTACCGGGCTGCAGGGAGCATGCTGCCATTTTCAGGAATGAG CAAATTGATGGTGAAGCCTTCCTCCTTCTCACGCAGTCAGACATTGTAAAGATCCTAAGTATCAAGCTGGGTCCTGCTCTGAAAATCTATAACTGCATTCTTATGCTGAGGAGTGTAGATGAAGAATAG
- the l3mbtl1b gene encoding lethal(3)malignant brain tumor-like protein 4 isoform X2, translating into MLIMGARALHFIYGWNKILYSTLWTRETNISNKSDGRGKMTDTPASNSSASGAEFDMMAALDWKDGIATLPGSNIRFRMTEFGTLEIVTDPEPKDKEEESSCPQSEPATSNGSSEPPNHSKQSEASTIRTYDGAPSGLQTQAGSSSTMSTSREDRSNVEMVSCKSCGQSGSRESFLQGKFCSSGCVQPSSGRSTPGDTGEGERLGKRIRKKKKMFMESEDEEEDNIEEEEEKFRVSKGRKAAKLARLVTAAPVKKKAWSWPAFLEEEKSVAAPLKLFKEHQAFPQSRNAFKVGMKLEGLDPCHPAFFCVLTVAEVQGYRIRLHFDGYPECYDFWVNADSWDVKPPGWCEKMGLKLLLPKGCRDGEFNWNTYVKNCRGQLAPKHCFKSLNTSVTPSGFRAGMKLEAVDRKNPSLICVATISAVVDNRLLIHFDNWDDTYDYWCDASSPYIHPVGYCEETELTLTTPAEYKQPNCFSWEKYLEETGTQAAPARAFKQRPPHGFQLGMKLEAVDKRNPMLIRVATIADTEDHRVKIHFDGWSDEYNYWIDADSPDLHPVGWCQKTGHPLQNPSCSSDSQVPPGQGCPTTGCNGVGHIKGPRYGTHYTAVSCPYSELNLNKEGLLPDRLSGERPVTLSGPSRHRRTESVTQTPSGTPTPTPTPTPTPTPTGSNPESNDNMDNSSPAKTAIAAKCPKPNQVKNEGNGKVDSLQQFLHDSVFCGWEPPKFQHCWEKHGKLLPEALGLSAKTVAKWSTEEVASFVRNLPGCREHAAIFRNEQIDGEAFLLLTQSDIVKILSIKLGPALKIYNCILMLRSVDEE; encoded by the exons ATGCTAATCATGGGCGCTCGCGCATTGCACTTTATTTATGGATGGAATAAAATTCTTTATTCGACACTTTGGACTCGAGAAACAAACATTTCGAACAAGTCTGACGGTCGC gGGAAAATGACAGACACGCCTGCCAGCAATAGCTCAGCTTCAGGAGCAGAATTTGACATGATGGCAGCTCTTGATTGGAAGGATGGCATCGCTACTTTACCTGGCAGTAATATCAGG ttccgTATGACAGAATTCGGGACACTTGAGATTGTAACGGATCCCGAGCCTAAAGACAAAGAAGAGGAATCTTCATGCCCACAGTCGGAGCCTGCAACCTCTAACGGCTCGTCAGAGCCACCCAATCATTCAAAGCAGTCAGAAGCATCAACAATACGTACATATGATGGGG CTCCATCTGGACTGCAGACACAGGCAGGTAGCTCAAGCACAATGAGCACCAGCAGAGAGGATCGCTCCAATGTGGAGATGGTCAGCTGCAAGTCCTGTGGCCAGTCTGGTTCCCGGGAGTCTTTTCTCCAGGGTAAATTCTGCAGTTCTGGCTGTGTACAGCCGAGCAGTGGAAG GTCAACTCCAGGTGATACAGGAGAAGGTGAGCGTTTAGGTAAACGAATTcgtaagaagaagaagatgttcATGGAgtctgaggatgaggaggaggacaaTATTGAGGAAGAGGAG GAGAAGTTTAGAGTCTCAAAAGGCAGAAAAGCAGCCAAACTTGCCAGATTGG TAACAGCTGCTCCTGTGAAGAAGAAGGCTTGGAGCTGGCCGGCCTTTCTAGAGGAAGAGAAATCTGTGGCTGCCCccttaaaattatttaaagag CACCAGGCTTTTCCTCAGAGTAGGAATGCCTTTAAGGTTGGAATGAAGCTGGAGGGCCTGGACCCCTGCCATCCTGCTTTCTTCTGTGTGCTCACTGTGGCAGAG GTACAGGGTTACAGAATAAGACTTCATTTTGATGGTTATCCAGAGTGCTATGACTTCTGGGTGAATGCTGATTCATGGGATGTGAAACCACCAGGCTGGTGTGAGAAGATGGGCCTCAAGCTGCTGCTGCCCAAAG GTTGCAGAGATGGAGAATTTAATTGGAACACTTATGTAAAGAATTGTAGAGGCCAACtggcaccaaaacattgctttAAAAGTCTTAATACC TCAGTGACCCCCTCAGGCTTTCGTGCTGGGATGAAGCTAGAGGCTGTCGACAGGAAAAACCCTTCACTCATCTGTGTAGCTACAATTTCCGCCGTTGTGGATAACCGTCTTCTCATCCACTTTGATAACTGGGATGATACATATGATTACTG GTGTGATGCCAGCAGCCCGTATATTCATCCAGTTGGGTATTGTGAGGAAACCGAGTTAACCCTCACCACACCTGCAG AGTACAAGCAACCAAACTGTTTCTCATGGGAGAAATACCTGGAAGAGACTGGAACCCAAGCAGCACCTGCTAGAGCCTTCAAACAG AGACCTCCACATGGCTTTCAGCTGGGGATGAAGTTGGAGGCAGTGGACAAACGCAACCCCATGCTCATCCGTGTTGCCACAATAGCAGACACAGAGGACCACAGGGTCAAG atTCATTTTGATGGTTGGAGCGATGAATACAATTACTGGATAGATGCTGACAGCCCTGATCTGCATCCTGTCGGATGGTGTCAAAAGACTGGTCATCCTTTGCAGAACCCCAGTT gttctAGTGATTCACAGGTCCCTCCAGGACAAGGCTGTCCTACTACAGGATGCAATGGTGTTGGACACATCAAAGGACCTCGCTATGGAACACATTACAC GGCTGTGAGCTGTCCTTACTCTGAGCTGAATCTGAATAAAGAGGGACTGCTGCCCGACAGGCTGAGTGGAGAGAGGCCAGTGACACTGAGTGGACCTTCACGGCACAGGCGCACAGAATCAGTCACGCAGACACCCTCAGGCACACCCACAcctacacccacacccacacctacacccacacccacaggCAGCAATCCTGAATCCAATGACAACATGGACAACTCCTCACCAGCCAA GACTGCCATTGCAGCGAAGTGCCCTAAACCGAATCAGGTGAAGAATGAAGGAAATGGAAAAG tAGACTCCCTGCAGCAGTTCTTGCATGACTCTGTGTTCTGTGGCTGGGAGCCACCCAAATTTCAGCACTGCTGGGAGAAACATGGGAAACTGTTACCCGAAGCGCTGGGTCTCAGTGCAAAGACAGTGGCTAAGTGGAGCACGGAAGAG GTTGCAAGTTTTGTGAGAAATCTACCGGGCTGCAGGGAGCATGCTGCCATTTTCAGGAATGAG CAAATTGATGGTGAAGCCTTCCTCCTTCTCACGCAGTCAGACATTGTAAAGATCCTAAGTATCAAGCTGGGTCCTGCTCTGAAAATCTATAACTGCATTCTTATGCTGAGGAGTGTAGATGAAGAATAG
- the l3mbtl1b gene encoding lethal(3)malignant brain tumor-like protein 4 isoform X4 — protein sequence MRRRRLVLLKGKMTDTPASNSSASGAEFDMMAALDWKDGIATLPGSNIRFRMTEFGTLEIVTDPEPKDKEEESSCPQSEPATSNGSSEPPNHSKQSEASTIRTYDGAAPSGLQTQAGSSSTMSTSREDRSNVEMVSCKSCGQSGSRESFLQGKFCSSGCVQPSSGRSTPGDTGEGERLGKRIRKKKKMFMESEDEEEDNIEEEEEKFRVSKGRKAAKLARLVTAAPVKKKAWSWPAFLEEEKSVAAPLKLFKEHQAFPQSRNAFKVGMKLEGLDPCHPAFFCVLTVAEVQGYRIRLHFDGYPECYDFWVNADSWDVKPPGWCEKMGLKLLLPKGCRDGEFNWNTYVKNCRGQLAPKHCFKSLNTSVTPSGFRAGMKLEAVDRKNPSLICVATISAVVDNRLLIHFDNWDDTYDYWCDASSPYIHPVGYCEETELTLTTPAEYKQPNCFSWEKYLEETGTQAAPARAFKQRPPHGFQLGMKLEAVDKRNPMLIRVATIADTEDHRVKIHFDGWSDEYNYWIDADSPDLHPVGWCQKTGHPLQNPSCSSDSQVPPGQGCPTTGCNGVGHIKGPRYGTHYTAVSCPYSELNLNKEGLLPDRLSGERPVTLSGPSRHRRTESVTQTPSGTPTPTPTPTPTPTPTGSNPESNDNMDNSSPAKTAIAAKCPKPNQVKNEGNGKVDSLQQFLHDSVFCGWEPPKFQHCWEKHGKLLPEALGLSAKTVAKWSTEEVASFVRNLPGCREHAAIFRNEQIDGEAFLLLTQSDIVKILSIKLGPALKIYNCILMLRSVDEE from the exons atgaggaggaggaggctggttcttctcaag gGGAAAATGACAGACACGCCTGCCAGCAATAGCTCAGCTTCAGGAGCAGAATTTGACATGATGGCAGCTCTTGATTGGAAGGATGGCATCGCTACTTTACCTGGCAGTAATATCAGG ttccgTATGACAGAATTCGGGACACTTGAGATTGTAACGGATCCCGAGCCTAAAGACAAAGAAGAGGAATCTTCATGCCCACAGTCGGAGCCTGCAACCTCTAACGGCTCGTCAGAGCCACCCAATCATTCAAAGCAGTCAGAAGCATCAACAATACGTACATATGATGGGG CAGCTCCATCTGGACTGCAGACACAGGCAGGTAGCTCAAGCACAATGAGCACCAGCAGAGAGGATCGCTCCAATGTGGAGATGGTCAGCTGCAAGTCCTGTGGCCAGTCTGGTTCCCGGGAGTCTTTTCTCCAGGGTAAATTCTGCAGTTCTGGCTGTGTACAGCCGAGCAGTGGAAG GTCAACTCCAGGTGATACAGGAGAAGGTGAGCGTTTAGGTAAACGAATTcgtaagaagaagaagatgttcATGGAgtctgaggatgaggaggaggacaaTATTGAGGAAGAGGAG GAGAAGTTTAGAGTCTCAAAAGGCAGAAAAGCAGCCAAACTTGCCAGATTGG TAACAGCTGCTCCTGTGAAGAAGAAGGCTTGGAGCTGGCCGGCCTTTCTAGAGGAAGAGAAATCTGTGGCTGCCCccttaaaattatttaaagag CACCAGGCTTTTCCTCAGAGTAGGAATGCCTTTAAGGTTGGAATGAAGCTGGAGGGCCTGGACCCCTGCCATCCTGCTTTCTTCTGTGTGCTCACTGTGGCAGAG GTACAGGGTTACAGAATAAGACTTCATTTTGATGGTTATCCAGAGTGCTATGACTTCTGGGTGAATGCTGATTCATGGGATGTGAAACCACCAGGCTGGTGTGAGAAGATGGGCCTCAAGCTGCTGCTGCCCAAAG GTTGCAGAGATGGAGAATTTAATTGGAACACTTATGTAAAGAATTGTAGAGGCCAACtggcaccaaaacattgctttAAAAGTCTTAATACC TCAGTGACCCCCTCAGGCTTTCGTGCTGGGATGAAGCTAGAGGCTGTCGACAGGAAAAACCCTTCACTCATCTGTGTAGCTACAATTTCCGCCGTTGTGGATAACCGTCTTCTCATCCACTTTGATAACTGGGATGATACATATGATTACTG GTGTGATGCCAGCAGCCCGTATATTCATCCAGTTGGGTATTGTGAGGAAACCGAGTTAACCCTCACCACACCTGCAG AGTACAAGCAACCAAACTGTTTCTCATGGGAGAAATACCTGGAAGAGACTGGAACCCAAGCAGCACCTGCTAGAGCCTTCAAACAG AGACCTCCACATGGCTTTCAGCTGGGGATGAAGTTGGAGGCAGTGGACAAACGCAACCCCATGCTCATCCGTGTTGCCACAATAGCAGACACAGAGGACCACAGGGTCAAG atTCATTTTGATGGTTGGAGCGATGAATACAATTACTGGATAGATGCTGACAGCCCTGATCTGCATCCTGTCGGATGGTGTCAAAAGACTGGTCATCCTTTGCAGAACCCCAGTT gttctAGTGATTCACAGGTCCCTCCAGGACAAGGCTGTCCTACTACAGGATGCAATGGTGTTGGACACATCAAAGGACCTCGCTATGGAACACATTACAC GGCTGTGAGCTGTCCTTACTCTGAGCTGAATCTGAATAAAGAGGGACTGCTGCCCGACAGGCTGAGTGGAGAGAGGCCAGTGACACTGAGTGGACCTTCACGGCACAGGCGCACAGAATCAGTCACGCAGACACCCTCAGGCACACCCACAcctacacccacacccacacctacacccacacccacaggCAGCAATCCTGAATCCAATGACAACATGGACAACTCCTCACCAGCCAA GACTGCCATTGCAGCGAAGTGCCCTAAACCGAATCAGGTGAAGAATGAAGGAAATGGAAAAG tAGACTCCCTGCAGCAGTTCTTGCATGACTCTGTGTTCTGTGGCTGGGAGCCACCCAAATTTCAGCACTGCTGGGAGAAACATGGGAAACTGTTACCCGAAGCGCTGGGTCTCAGTGCAAAGACAGTGGCTAAGTGGAGCACGGAAGAG GTTGCAAGTTTTGTGAGAAATCTACCGGGCTGCAGGGAGCATGCTGCCATTTTCAGGAATGAG CAAATTGATGGTGAAGCCTTCCTCCTTCTCACGCAGTCAGACATTGTAAAGATCCTAAGTATCAAGCTGGGTCCTGCTCTGAAAATCTATAACTGCATTCTTATGCTGAGGAGTGTAGATGAAGAATAG